A region of Deinococcus apachensis DSM 19763 DNA encodes the following proteins:
- the cdaA gene encoding diadenylate cyclase CdaA produces MSLFPGDVSPRDVLDVLLVAFLIYQGYLLVVGTRAVNVLRGILVFAGVWVAAQLLGLTTLSYLLGRAGTVGLFALVVLFQPELRAALERVGRPRGRDLGASGAALQDLARAMERLAERKTGALIAIERRTPLGEYAATGVALDAVVSVPFLEALFARNAPLHDGGVILQGSRVVAAGCLFPLQSSDGTYRRYGTRHRAAIGLSELTDAVVLVVSEERGSMRIALAGRLGPDLNGSELREQLRALVYDRADLNGEIAPPPSPAAEAGPGAQRERGGA; encoded by the coding sequence ATGTCCCTGTTTCCCGGTGACGTCAGTCCACGGGACGTGCTGGACGTGCTGCTTGTCGCGTTCCTGATCTACCAGGGCTACCTGCTGGTGGTGGGCACCCGGGCGGTGAACGTGCTGCGCGGCATCCTGGTGTTCGCCGGAGTGTGGGTGGCCGCGCAACTGCTGGGCCTGACCACCCTGAGCTATCTGCTGGGCCGGGCTGGAACAGTGGGCCTTTTCGCGCTCGTGGTGCTGTTCCAGCCCGAGTTGCGCGCGGCGCTGGAGCGGGTGGGGCGTCCCCGCGGGCGCGACCTGGGGGCGAGCGGCGCGGCCCTCCAGGACCTCGCCCGGGCGATGGAGCGCCTCGCCGAACGCAAGACCGGGGCCTTGATCGCCATTGAGCGCCGCACCCCGCTGGGCGAGTACGCGGCGACGGGGGTGGCGCTCGACGCCGTGGTGAGCGTGCCCTTCCTGGAGGCGCTGTTCGCCCGCAACGCGCCCCTTCATGACGGCGGTGTGATCCTCCAGGGGTCGCGGGTGGTCGCGGCGGGGTGCCTCTTTCCCCTGCAGTCGAGTGACGGCACCTACCGCCGCTACGGCACCCGGCACCGGGCGGCCATCGGCCTCTCTGAGCTGACGGACGCGGTGGTGCTGGTAGTCAGCGAGGAGCGGGGCAGCATGCGGATCGCGCTCGCGGGGCGGCTGGGGCCGGACCTGAACGGCTCGGAACTCCGCGAGCAGCTCCGCGCCCTGGTGTACGACCGGGCCGACCTGAACGGGGAGATCGCTCCTCCCCCTTCTCCCGCGGCCGAGGCGGGGCCGGGTGCCCAGCGCGAGCGGGGGGGCGCGTGA
- a CDS encoding CdaR family protein: MRGGQLGRWIDPRYAWRRVLHNLPAKLLSLAVAVTLWLVATADRRANVEQGYDVPVTVSDTTGERGTGTRVVSGLSPSTIRVFLSGRPERLRELRGENIEAIVDVTDVPEGSFNRPVRVQPPSGTTLIRETPERVQGFLDTQLTRTLPVTLSVATPPENSLPRYAVTPATATVSGPGQVVTTVERLVNSPVNLGPGEEQETSLIALDAEGQTVEGVTTRPDTVTVGRLDSGELPVKAVRVILNDPPAGLQVTSASVQPGSVRLVAAPELLARLREVQGTVTYREGTYTAPVTLRLPAGAQALEPVSVRLTVERRGAGATGGKPAPRSP; this comes from the coding sequence GTGAGGGGCGGGCAGCTCGGGCGCTGGATCGACCCGCGTTACGCCTGGCGGCGGGTGCTGCACAACCTTCCCGCCAAGCTGCTGTCCCTGGCGGTGGCGGTCACGCTCTGGCTGGTGGCGACAGCCGACCGCCGGGCGAACGTCGAGCAGGGGTACGACGTGCCGGTCACGGTGAGCGACACGACCGGCGAGCGCGGCACGGGCACCCGGGTGGTCAGCGGCCTGTCGCCGAGTACCATCCGGGTGTTCCTGAGCGGGCGCCCCGAGCGGCTGCGCGAGCTGCGGGGCGAGAACATCGAGGCCATCGTGGACGTGACCGATGTGCCGGAGGGCAGCTTCAACCGCCCGGTGCGGGTGCAGCCCCCCAGCGGCACCACACTGATTCGGGAAACGCCCGAGCGGGTGCAGGGGTTTCTCGACACCCAGCTCACCCGCACCCTGCCGGTCACCCTCAGCGTGGCGACGCCGCCGGAAAACAGCCTGCCCCGCTACGCGGTCACCCCAGCCACGGCGACGGTCAGCGGACCCGGTCAGGTGGTGACGACCGTCGAGCGGTTGGTGAACAGCCCGGTCAACCTGGGTCCCGGCGAGGAGCAGGAGACCAGCCTGATCGCGCTGGATGCCGAAGGCCAGACGGTGGAGGGGGTGACCACCCGGCCCGACACCGTCACGGTGGGTCGTCTGGACAGCGGGGAACTGCCGGTCAAGGCCGTCCGGGTGATCCTGAACGACCCGCCTGCCGGGCTGCAGGTCACTTCGGCGAGCGTGCAGCCGGGCAGCGTGCGCCTGGTCGCCGCCCCCGAACTCCTCGCCCGGCTGCGCGAGGTGCAGGGCACCGTCACCTACCGCGAGGGCACGTACACGGCCCCGGTGACCCTGCGTCTGCCTGCGGGCGCGCAGGCCCTGGAGCCCGTGAGCGTCCGCCTGACCGTGGAGCGCCGCGGGGCGGGGGCAACGGGGGGAAAGCCCGCCCCCAGATCCCCGTAA
- the yqeK gene encoding bis(5'-nucleosyl)-tetraphosphatase (symmetrical) YqeK: MIAELLDPRHPLAELAGWDERVRLMVRPRRFEHVLRVAELACRIACANGLDEGRAYAAGILHDIARDLPDAELLRLAPPECAIDSAHPLALHGRAARTLLERWGYRDPVVLEAVEDHTTGPRGNNGVAACVYVADVSEPGRGVNDDIRELALHDLDAALSRAIISKVTYLQGRGIQVHPRTLRAYQALPCIGGTSAAVLPGGAPSAPGSHPPT; the protein is encoded by the coding sequence ATGATCGCCGAACTGCTGGACCCGAGGCACCCGCTGGCTGAACTGGCGGGCTGGGACGAGCGCGTGCGGCTGATGGTGCGCCCGCGCCGCTTCGAGCATGTCCTGAGGGTGGCGGAACTCGCCTGCCGCATCGCCTGCGCCAACGGCCTGGACGAGGGGCGGGCCTATGCGGCGGGCATCCTGCACGACATCGCCCGGGACCTGCCAGACGCGGAGCTGCTGCGCCTGGCGCCCCCGGAGTGCGCCATCGACAGCGCCCACCCCCTGGCCCTGCATGGCCGCGCCGCCCGCACCCTGCTGGAACGCTGGGGCTACCGCGACCCGGTGGTGCTGGAGGCGGTTGAGGACCACACGACCGGGCCGCGCGGGAACAACGGGGTCGCCGCCTGCGTGTATGTGGCCGACGTGTCGGAGCCCGGGCGCGGCGTGAACGACGACATCCGCGAACTCGCCCTGCATGATCTGGACGCAGCGTTGAGCCGGGCCATCATTTCCAAGGTGACCTACCTCCAGGGGCGCGGTATCCAGGTGCATCCGCGCACCCTGCGTGCCTACCAGGCACTGCCGTGCATCGGGGGAACGTCTGCCGCCGTACTGCCGGGCGGCGCGCCCTCCGCACCCGGTTCCCACCCGCCCACATGA
- a CDS encoding LCP family protein: MTGSSPQPSIPEFNFSFANPRSRSRLRAVQAFGLSLAALTLGGLAVFKAPGGAVAGATTPGAPPHFTVLLAGRDIVYCYYRTPCKDQDQRTGLLQTPNTDTLMLVKVDGTHVNVLSIPRDTNVGPFDPNRDRAEQKVNSRYWAGGPHALTQAVETITGERVDAYVIVRTDYVARVIGALGGLDVTVPKGGIEWVDQAAGVNLNLAEGNHHLNGEQAVLFLRVRKGFGDDYGRIDHQKQALTQLAARLKSPQGLSALPTILGGVGHGVETNVDPNLLPSLVPFLPQLKLTFATLPTQTIPGTFNLAVDREALARVWGTGGQAETANTDLPRVSVRIMDASGAGLGPALARALRTLGYARVSVQEAPASGEASQVFTGQDVGPANTLADTLGLPRLQGERFPVEAGEVGILLGKDARQSLAALGALNGGPAAQAPLTRPENE; the protein is encoded by the coding sequence ATGACCGGCTCCTCCCCCCAGCCCTCCATCCCCGAATTCAACTTCTCCTTCGCCAATCCGCGCTCCCGGTCGCGGCTTCGGGCGGTCCAGGCCTTCGGGCTGAGCCTGGCGGCCCTGACCCTGGGCGGGCTGGCGGTGTTCAAGGCGCCTGGGGGGGCCGTCGCGGGGGCCACCACCCCCGGCGCCCCCCCGCACTTCACGGTGCTGCTGGCGGGCCGGGACATCGTGTACTGCTACTACCGCACCCCCTGCAAGGACCAGGACCAGCGCACGGGCCTGCTCCAGACGCCGAACACCGACACCCTGATGCTGGTGAAGGTGGACGGCACCCACGTGAACGTCCTGAGCATTCCGCGCGACACGAACGTCGGCCCCTTCGACCCGAACCGCGACCGGGCCGAGCAGAAGGTGAACAGCCGCTACTGGGCAGGCGGCCCCCACGCGCTGACGCAGGCGGTGGAGACGATCACGGGCGAGCGGGTGGACGCCTACGTGATCGTGCGGACGGACTACGTGGCGCGGGTGATCGGCGCGCTGGGCGGGCTGGACGTGACGGTCCCCAAGGGCGGCATCGAGTGGGTGGACCAGGCGGCGGGCGTGAACCTGAACCTGGCAGAGGGCAACCACCACCTGAACGGCGAGCAGGCGGTGCTGTTCCTGCGCGTTCGCAAGGGCTTCGGGGACGACTACGGGCGCATCGACCACCAGAAACAGGCGCTGACCCAGCTCGCCGCGCGGCTCAAGTCCCCCCAGGGGCTGAGCGCCCTCCCCACCATCCTGGGCGGCGTCGGGCATGGGGTGGAGACGAACGTGGACCCCAACCTCCTCCCCTCACTGGTGCCGTTCCTGCCGCAGCTCAAGCTGACCTTCGCCACCCTGCCGACCCAGACCATCCCGGGGACCTTCAACCTCGCGGTGGACCGGGAGGCGCTCGCGCGGGTGTGGGGCACGGGGGGCCAGGCGGAGACGGCGAACACCGACCTGCCGAGGGTGAGCGTGCGTATCATGGATGCCAGCGGCGCGGGACTCGGCCCGGCGCTCGCCCGCGCCCTGCGGACCCTGGGCTACGCCCGCGTGAGCGTGCAGGAGGCTCCCGCCAGCGGCGAGGCCAGCCAGGTGTTCACCGGGCAGGACGTGGGGCCAGCGAACACGCTCGCCGACACGCTGGGCCTTCCCCGGCTGCAAGGTGAGCGTTTCCCGGTGGAGGCGGGCGAGGTCGGTATTCTGCTGGGCAAGGACGCTCGCCAGAGCCTCGCCGCGCTGGGCGCCCTGAACGGGGGTCCCGCCGCCCAAGCCCCCCTCACCCGACCGGAGAACGAATGA
- the rsfS gene encoding ribosome silencing factor translates to MTPYTPTDSLHRQLRAIVDAARERRAEDVVVLDLTDVSSTLEYFVICTATAGLQLNAVQENIREKAQEAGLPRPTVEGPSERWLLLAFGGSIVVHIMTKEAREYYDLEGLWSDARTLDFPEQTPNRPESGQPSA, encoded by the coding sequence ATGACCCCATACACCCCCACCGATTCCCTGCACCGTCAACTGCGCGCCATCGTGGACGCCGCCCGCGAGCGCCGCGCCGAGGACGTGGTCGTCCTGGACCTGACCGACGTGTCCTCCACCCTGGAATATTTCGTGATCTGCACCGCCACCGCCGGGCTTCAGCTCAACGCCGTGCAGGAGAACATCCGCGAGAAGGCGCAGGAGGCGGGCCTGCCCCGCCCCACCGTCGAAGGCCCCAGCGAGCGCTGGCTGCTGCTCGCCTTCGGCGGGAGCATCGTGGTCCACATCATGACGAAAGAAGCCCGCGAGTATTACGACCTGGAGGGGCTGTGGAGCGACGCCCGCACCCTCGACTTCCCCGAGCAGACGCCCAACCGGCCGGAGAGCGGCCAGCCCTCGGCGTAG
- a CDS encoding winged helix-turn-helix domain-containing protein, with protein sequence MSHVVVIEDEGTVREVVRFHLERAGLRVSAFETTGAAQGTLGTADALVLDWMLPGESGLGFLRRLRGDPELRRLPVLMLTARAAEAERVEGLESGADDYLTKPFSAAELVARVRALLRRSLPDAPQQLNNGPLGMDLAAADARLSGARLSLTRREFDLLAFLTRNAGRVYSRGELLDRVWGADFLGGERTVDQHITQLRAHLGDDPARPRFLETVRGKGYRMRPWAEEG encoded by the coding sequence ATGAGCCATGTGGTCGTGATCGAGGACGAGGGCACGGTGCGGGAGGTGGTGCGCTTCCACCTGGAACGGGCCGGGCTGCGGGTCAGCGCCTTTGAGACCACGGGCGCGGCGCAGGGCACCTTGGGCACGGCAGACGCCCTGGTGCTCGACTGGATGCTGCCCGGCGAGAGCGGGCTGGGCTTCCTGCGGCGGCTGCGCGGTGACCCCGAGCTGCGCCGCCTGCCCGTGCTGATGCTCACCGCCCGCGCCGCCGAGGCCGAGCGGGTGGAGGGCCTGGAGAGCGGCGCGGACGACTACCTCACCAAGCCCTTCAGCGCGGCCGAACTCGTCGCCCGGGTGCGCGCCCTGCTGCGCCGCTCGCTGCCCGACGCGCCGCAGCAGCTCAACAACGGGCCGCTGGGCATGGACCTCGCGGCGGCGGACGCCCGGCTGTCCGGCGCGCGGCTGAGCCTCACCCGGCGCGAGTTCGACCTGCTCGCCTTCCTGACAAGGAACGCGGGGCGGGTGTACTCGCGGGGCGAACTGCTCGACCGGGTGTGGGGCGCCGACTTCTTGGGCGGCGAGCGCACCGTGGACCAACACATCACCCAACTGCGGGCGCACCTGGGGGACGATCCGGCGCGGCCCCGCTTTCTGGAGACTGTGCGCGGCAAGGGCTACCGCATGCGCCCCTGGGCCGAGGAGGGCTGA
- a CDS encoding sensor histidine kinase, protein MEGAPPAPATRPDAWMDALPQAVLLFEAELGALTVTRVNAAATRLWGVPQERAAGRPLLEIVRRHTLEALAERGGELELEAGGRTLRCTATRAVPGQPGALIVEDITAHHRREAELREATAVLSHEFRTPVTGLRGVLEALEYDMPPDLAQSFVRQGLQEVERLARLVEDLAVGFRPTRARTLPLAEAFTRAERLLAPELTARGTALTFGADHLVRADPDKLLQVLLNLIENALKYGPPGGAVEVATAPRGSWVEVAVLDHGAPLEGTEGLFRAHTRGPHATGQGSGMGLYIVRSIVQGWGGQAWTERRGERNAFCFTLPGGVGIG, encoded by the coding sequence ATGGAGGGTGCCCCGCCCGCTCCCGCCACCCGGCCCGACGCCTGGATGGACGCCCTGCCGCAGGCCGTGCTGCTCTTCGAGGCCGAGCTGGGCGCCCTGACCGTGACCCGGGTGAACGCCGCCGCCACCCGGCTGTGGGGCGTGCCGCAGGAACGGGCGGCCGGGCGGCCCCTGCTGGAGATCGTCCGCAGGCACACCCTGGAAGCCCTCGCCGAGCGCGGCGGCGAGCTGGAACTGGAGGCAGGCGGGCGCACCCTGCGCTGCACGGCCACCCGGGCTGTGCCGGGGCAGCCCGGTGCCCTGATCGTGGAAGACATCACCGCGCATCACCGCCGCGAGGCCGAGTTGCGTGAGGCGACCGCCGTCCTCTCGCACGAGTTCCGCACGCCCGTCACGGGGCTGCGCGGGGTGCTGGAGGCGCTGGAATACGACATGCCGCCTGACCTCGCCCAGAGCTTCGTGCGTCAGGGCCTTCAGGAGGTCGAGCGCCTCGCCCGGCTGGTGGAGGACCTGGCCGTGGGTTTTCGGCCCACCCGCGCCCGCACCCTGCCTCTGGCCGAGGCCTTCACCCGGGCCGAGCGGCTGCTGGCCCCGGAGCTGACCGCGCGGGGAACGGCCCTGACCTTCGGGGCCGACCACCTCGTGCGCGCCGACCCCGACAAGCTGCTGCAGGTCCTGCTCAACCTGATCGAGAACGCCCTGAAGTACGGCCCGCCCGGGGGGGCTGTCGAGGTCGCCACCGCCCCGCGCGGCAGTTGGGTGGAGGTCGCCGTGCTCGACCACGGGGCGCCGCTGGAGGGCACCGAGGGCCTCTTCCGCGCCCACACCCGGGGACCGCACGCGACCGGTCAGGGCAGCGGCATGGGCCTGTACATCGTCCGCAGCATCGTGCAGGGCTGGGGCGGCCAGGCCTGGACCGAGCGGCGGGGCGAGCGCAACGCCTTCTGCTTCACCTTGCCGGGCGGCGTGGGCATCGGCTAG
- a CDS encoding WGxxGxxG family protein, which translates to MTPNLKKILVALVLVAAPVTASAQTTDTTSTDTTATDTTGTVQNDTVTTTSESDGVAGNEQQGSRFPWGLLGLIGLAGLAGRGRTEERTEVKLGGPTEGPRRS; encoded by the coding sequence ATGACCCCTAATCTCAAGAAAATCCTCGTCGCCCTGGTTCTGGTCGCGGCCCCGGTGACGGCCAGCGCCCAGACGACCGATACCACCTCGACGGACACCACCGCGACGGATACGACGGGCACTGTGCAGAACGACACCGTCACCACCACCTCTGAAAGTGACGGCGTTGCCGGGAATGAGCAGCAGGGCAGCCGCTTCCCCTGGGGGCTGCTGGGCCTGATCGGTCTGGCCGGTCTGGCCGGGCGCGGCCGCACCGAGGAGCGCACCGAGGTCAAGCTGGGCGGGCCGACCGAAGGGCCACGCCGGAGCTGA
- a CDS encoding PRC and DUF2382 domain-containing protein — protein sequence MPHLHRLSDISSRHSEDFQDTGMYNPIGAAAYIGGGQRIGSVRDVLVDDDYGKIRYLLVDDEGGSLEGARIVPIGLARIEDDGVYFDGLTSAQLDSLHRYSSDEEYTFDVQSSDERVLRGDTSTTTSTTQTYSDTSTSAAGAGMSAAGTGAARSYNYRDEDTSDQMFKTPGRLQLLEERLSVNKERYLAGQVEIGKHVETRQETVNVPLQREEVVIERHAVTEARPVQGDVFTNSANETVRVELEAERANVQKQAVVTEEVEVSKRTVTEQQTVTDTVGREVLDVNETGDVRVIGDDDDRRNNRS from the coding sequence ATGCCACATCTGCACAGACTGTCCGACATTTCCAGCAGGCACAGCGAGGACTTTCAGGACACGGGGATGTACAACCCGATTGGCGCGGCGGCCTACATCGGCGGCGGTCAGCGCATCGGCAGTGTACGGGACGTGCTGGTGGACGACGACTACGGAAAGATCCGCTATCTCCTCGTGGACGACGAAGGGGGTAGCCTGGAGGGCGCCCGGATCGTCCCCATCGGGCTCGCGCGCATCGAGGACGACGGCGTCTATTTCGACGGTCTCACGTCGGCCCAGCTCGACTCGCTGCACCGCTACTCCTCCGACGAGGAGTACACCTTCGACGTCCAGAGCAGCGACGAGCGGGTGCTGCGCGGCGATACCAGCACGACGACCTCGACCACCCAGACCTACAGCGACACCTCTACCTCGGCGGCGGGGGCGGGCATGAGCGCCGCCGGAACGGGAGCCGCCCGCTCCTACAACTACCGCGACGAGGACACCTCGGACCAGATGTTCAAGACGCCGGGCCGCCTCCAGCTTCTGGAGGAGCGCCTGAGCGTGAACAAGGAGCGTTACCTCGCCGGGCAGGTCGAGATCGGCAAGCACGTCGAGACCCGCCAGGAGACGGTGAATGTGCCCCTCCAGCGCGAGGAGGTCGTCATCGAGCGCCACGCCGTGACGGAGGCCCGCCCGGTTCAGGGCGACGTGTTCACGAACAGCGCCAATGAGACCGTCCGCGTGGAACTGGAGGCCGAGCGGGCAAACGTCCAGAAGCAGGCGGTCGTGACCGAGGAGGTCGAGGTCTCCAAGCGCACCGTGACCGAGCAGCAGACGGTGACCGATACCGTGGGCCGCGAGGTGCTCGACGTCAACGAGACCGGGGACGTCCGGGTCATCGGTGACGACGACGACCGCCGCAACAACCGGAGCTGA
- the phoU gene encoding phosphate signaling complex protein PhoU — protein sequence MREALETDLRTVLNGALNMLGTVERMLPLAGEVLLHGHTERLGEVQAIDREVDAQEAQIEAECLRIIALHQPVARDLRLVALILKSLSDIERMGDYTVHVAQDGAELAQQPALKRYVNLGRMLERLGEMSQNLRTAIADRDVTRAEATIGMDDEVDELYEQIQRELVTYMLEDPRNISKSLMLMRVGRSLERIGDHMENVAERVRYWVTGQREA from the coding sequence ATGCGTGAAGCCCTCGAAACCGACCTGCGGACCGTCCTGAACGGCGCCCTGAACATGCTCGGCACGGTCGAGCGGATGCTGCCCCTCGCCGGGGAGGTGCTGCTGCACGGTCACACCGAGCGGCTAGGCGAGGTGCAGGCCATCGACCGCGAGGTGGACGCCCAGGAGGCGCAGATCGAGGCCGAGTGCCTGCGGATCATCGCCCTGCACCAGCCCGTGGCGCGGGACCTGCGGCTGGTCGCCCTGATTCTCAAGAGCCTGTCCGACATCGAGCGGATGGGGGACTACACCGTCCATGTCGCCCAGGACGGCGCCGAACTTGCCCAGCAGCCTGCCCTCAAGCGCTACGTGAACCTGGGGCGGATGCTGGAGCGCCTGGGCGAGATGAGCCAGAACCTCCGCACCGCCATTGCCGACCGCGACGTGACCCGCGCCGAGGCCACCATCGGGATGGACGACGAGGTCGACGAGCTGTACGAGCAGATTCAGCGCGAACTCGTCACTTACATGCTCGAAGACCCCCGCAACATCAGCAAGTCCCTGATGCTGATGCGGGTGGGCCGCAGCCTGGAGCGCATCGGCGACCACATGGAGAACGTGGCCGAGCGGGTGCGCTACTGGGTGACGGGGCAGCGGGAGGCGTAG
- a CDS encoding phosphotransferase family protein, which translates to MVLAAIPGVRHARSAQVVEASLNLPEFPAFTPERLEALLARHGLAGYALVRLSNVGIFNAIFAVGDSLILRVPRQHPAFVEAALKEARAVNIVRALGVRTPALVAFDDALDVLPVPYGLYERVPGQPLEQLRLSPLETPEAYREVGRDLARLHSVVGRTGPLAQLTPEELPPPDAWPDELAGQGYVGTSEARWLSSWINHLKQRGADATPDLVFRHGDLQATNIMVDPSGAYVALLDWGACGWGDAAHDFAGVPLRAAPLMLQGYRAERDVPDDGSFEARVVFRQLQIALFLLRRSPQPDKSWAERPLGMMLDLLQSLATSPDERWRSALL; encoded by the coding sequence ATGGTCCTCGCGGCGATCCCCGGCGTCCGACATGCCCGTTCTGCCCAGGTGGTGGAGGCTTCCCTGAACCTGCCCGAGTTCCCGGCGTTCACCCCGGAGCGGCTGGAGGCGTTGCTGGCCCGTCACGGGCTGGCTGGGTACGCCCTCGTCCGTTTGTCGAATGTGGGTATCTTCAACGCCATTTTTGCCGTTGGCGACTCGCTCATCCTGCGCGTTCCCCGCCAGCATCCGGCGTTCGTCGAGGCGGCGTTGAAGGAGGCTCGTGCCGTCAACATCGTTCGTGCGTTGGGGGTGCGAACGCCCGCCCTGGTCGCCTTCGACGATGCCCTGGACGTACTCCCCGTTCCCTACGGTCTGTACGAGCGTGTTCCCGGCCAGCCGCTCGAACAGCTCCGTCTCTCTCCTCTCGAAACCCCGGAAGCCTACCGCGAGGTGGGCCGGGACCTGGCCCGTCTCCATTCTGTGGTGGGACGAACGGGACCTCTCGCCCAGTTAACGCCCGAAGAACTGCCGCCGCCCGACGCCTGGCCGGACGAACTCGCCGGGCAGGGCTACGTCGGCACGTCGGAGGCCCGTTGGCTTTCCTCCTGGATCAATCACCTGAAGCAGCGAGGAGCAGACGCCACGCCCGACCTGGTGTTTCGTCACGGCGACCTCCAGGCCACGAACATCATGGTGGATCCGTCCGGAGCCTACGTCGCGCTGCTCGACTGGGGAGCGTGTGGCTGGGGCGACGCGGCGCACGACTTCGCGGGCGTTCCCCTGCGGGCGGCGCCCCTCATGCTTCAGGGCTACCGCGCGGAGCGGGACGTCCCTGACGACGGCTCGTTCGAGGCCCGGGTGGTCTTTCGGCAGTTGCAGATCGCGCTGTTTCTGCTGCGGCGTTCCCCGCAACCGGATAAATCCTGGGCGGAACGCCCGCTCGGGATGATGCTCGATCTCCTGCAAAGCCTGGCAACGAGCCCCGACGAGCGCTGGCGTTCGGCGCTTCTATAG
- a CDS encoding ABC transporter ATP-binding protein: MTTSPTPTHDRTFALSRRLFVYRPGLFAFNLLMWGMVHAAPALLTLAISGVFRHLEEADPLRAAGAPIDPLIAAAWVSVGWFAFVRVSRFGIFYGAFVAWIELWYTLDALVRRNLLGYLLTARGSRRLPDTSAEAVSRFRDDVDDVAAYTEVWVDGWGLVAYCLIAITLMARVDPVITLLVCTPLLLMIVFVQRLSPKIRAYRRRMREATARVTDFIGETFGAVSAVKLAAREDQMVARMAALGEVRRRSALRDVLLTELIRGVNTNMVNVAVGLVLLLGANKVRGGGLDVADFVLFIGLLPRLTGSMGFFGDAIARHRRTGVSYDRMERLLQDAPPGTVVAHHPVHLYDEPPVMATAPEARPLKELRVEGLTAHHPSGAGMTDVTFSLRRGEFVVVTGRIGSGKTTLLRALLGLMPRDSGRIFWNGEEVADPATFLVPPRSAYTAQIPSLFSDALRENVLSGSDPERLDRAVRLAVLEPDLAQLPAGLDTQVGARGVKLSGGQVQRTAVARMLARDADLLVFDDVSSALDARTEALLWDGLFRETDATCLVVSHRRAALTRADRILLLEHGHLTDSGTLAELLDRSAEMRALWAEDLGEL, encoded by the coding sequence GCGGACCCGCTCCGGGCGGCGGGCGCGCCCATAGACCCGCTGATTGCCGCCGCCTGGGTGTCGGTGGGATGGTTCGCCTTCGTGCGGGTGAGCCGTTTCGGCATCTTCTACGGGGCGTTCGTGGCGTGGATCGAGCTGTGGTACACGCTGGACGCCCTGGTGCGGCGCAACCTGCTGGGCTACCTGCTCACCGCCCGGGGCTCGCGCCGCCTCCCCGACACCTCCGCCGAGGCGGTCAGCCGCTTCCGCGACGATGTGGACGACGTGGCCGCCTACACCGAGGTCTGGGTGGACGGCTGGGGTTTGGTCGCCTACTGCCTCATCGCCATCACGCTCATGGCGCGGGTGGACCCGGTCATCACGCTGCTCGTCTGCACGCCGCTCCTGCTGATGATCGTGTTCGTGCAGCGCCTCTCGCCCAAGATTCGCGCCTACCGCCGCCGGATGCGCGAGGCGACCGCCCGCGTCACCGACTTTATCGGTGAGACCTTCGGGGCCGTCAGCGCCGTCAAGCTCGCCGCGCGGGAGGACCAGATGGTCGCCCGCATGGCCGCCCTCGGCGAGGTGCGCCGCCGCTCGGCCCTGCGCGACGTGCTGCTCACCGAGCTGATCCGCGGCGTGAACACCAACATGGTGAACGTGGCCGTGGGGCTGGTGCTGCTGCTGGGCGCGAACAAGGTGCGGGGCGGAGGCCTCGACGTGGCCGACTTCGTGCTGTTCATCGGCCTGCTCCCGCGCCTGACCGGCTCGATGGGCTTTTTTGGCGATGCGATTGCCCGCCACCGCCGCACCGGGGTGAGCTATGACCGCATGGAACGGCTGCTCCAGGACGCGCCGCCCGGAACCGTGGTCGCCCACCACCCCGTCCACCTGTACGACGAGCCGCCCGTCATGGCGACTGCGCCTGAAGCCCGCCCTCTGAAGGAACTGCGGGTGGAGGGCCTGACTGCCCATCACCCCAGTGGGGCAGGAATGACCGATGTCACCTTCAGCCTGCGCCGGGGCGAGTTTGTCGTCGTCACTGGGCGCATCGGCAGCGGCAAGACGACCCTGCTGCGTGCCCTGCTGGGCCTGATGCCGCGTGACTCCGGCCGCATCTTCTGGAACGGCGAGGAGGTCGCCGACCCGGCCACCTTCCTCGTCCCGCCCCGCAGCGCGTACACCGCCCAGATTCCCAGCCTCTTCTCCGACGCCCTGCGCGAGAACGTGCTGAGTGGCAGCGACCCGGAGCGCCTGGACCGCGCGGTGCGCCTCGCCGTGCTGGAGCCGGACCTCGCGCAGCTCCCGGCCGGGCTTGACACCCAGGTCGGCGCGCGCGGCGTCAAGCTCTCCGGCGGGCAGGTGCAGCGCACCGCCGTCGCCCGGATGCTCGCCCGCGACGCCGACCTCCTCGTGTTCGACGATGTGTCCAGTGCCCTCGACGCCCGCACGGAGGCCCTGCTGTGGGACGGCCTCTTCCGCGAGACGGACGCCACCTGCCTCGTCGTCTCGCACCGCCGCGCGGCGCTGACCCGCGCCGACCGCATCCTGCTGCTGGAGCACGGGCACCTGACCGACTCGGGCACGCTCGCCGAACTGCTGGACCGCAGCGCGGAGATGCGGGCGTTGTGGGCGGAGGATCTGGGGGAGCTGTGA